The Gasterosteus aculeatus chromosome 8, fGasAcu3.hap1.1, whole genome shotgun sequence genome has a window encoding:
- the rasl11b gene encoding ras-like protein family member 11B — MRLIQNMTSIAESAPPPAPPRAIRMAVIGGSGVGKTALVVRFLTRRFIGDYERNAGNLYSREVQVDGEQVTIQVQDTPGVEMTDNAINLPDHVTCSIQWADAVVLVYSTTDRRSFDLIEQLHRQVARSGGANMPPVILLANKSDLLHLRRVDPQQGQLLASALGCSFYEVSASEDYSQVHQAFHRLCRQLAQQQPPATPPPPPPATSSTEKRRSPLIPRPKSPNMQDLKRRFRQALSAKVRTVTSV; from the exons ATGCGCCTCATCCAGAACATGACGAGCATCGCGGAGTCCGCGCCCCCCCCGGCGCCCCCCCGCGCCATCCGCATGGCGGTGATCGGCGGCAGCGGAGTCGGTAAAACCG CGCTGGTGGTCCGGTTCCTCACGAGGCGCTTCATCGGAGACTACGAGCGGAACGCCG GTAACCTCTACTCCAGAGAGGTCCAGGTGGACGGAGAGCAGGTGACCATCCAGGTCCAGGACACTCCTGGTGTGGAG ATGACCGATAACGCCATCAACCTCCCGGACCATGTGACCTGCTCCATCCAGTGGGCGGACGCGGTGGTGCTGGTGTACTCGACCACCGACCGCCGCAGCTTCGACCTGATCGAGCAGCTCCACCGGCAGGTGGCGCGCTCCGGCGGCGCCAACATGCCCCCGGTCATCCTGCTGGCCAACAAGTCTGACCTGCTGCACTTGCGGCGCGTGGACCCCCAGCAGGGCCAACTGCTGGCGTCCGCGCTGGGCTGCTCCTTCTACGAGGTGTCGGCCAGCGAGGACTACAGCCAGGTGCACCAGGCCTTCCACCGGCTGTGCCGCCAGCTCGCCCAGCAGCAGCCGCCagccacgccgccgccgccgccgccggccaccAGCTCCACCGAGAAGAGGCGCTCGCCGCTCATCCCCCGGCCCAAGTCGCCCAACATGCAGGACCTGAAACGGCGCTTCAGGCAGGCGCTGTCGGCCAAAGTGCGGACTGTCACCTCGGTGTGA